Proteins encoded together in one Cicer arietinum cultivar CDC Frontier isolate Library 1 chromosome 4, Cicar.CDCFrontier_v2.0, whole genome shotgun sequence window:
- the LOC101508553 gene encoding alpha,alpha-trehalose-phosphate synthase [UDP-forming] 6-like isoform X1 yields the protein MVSRSYSNLVELASGEAPSFGLMNRRIPRIMTVAGLISDVVVVDDDQVESVSSDFSSSSVHRDRIIIVANQLPIKAQKNQDGNRNCWSFCWDENSLLQLKDGLGDDDIEVIYVGCLKEDVNPNEQDEVSQILLENFKCVPVFLPPDMFTRYYHGFCKQQLWPLFHYMLPLSPELGGRFNRSLWQAYVSVNKIFADRIMEVINPEDDYVWIHDYHLMVLPTFLRKRFNRVKLGFFLHSPFPSSEIYKTLPIREELLRALLNSDLIGFHTFDYARHFLSCCSRMLGLTYESKRGYIGLEYYGRTVNIKILPVGIHMGQIQSVLRLRETEEKVCELIRQFSDQGRTMLLGVDDMDIFKGISLKLLAMEQLLIQHPEYQGKVVLVQIANPARGRGKDVKEMQDETKATVKRINETFGKPGYDPVILIEEALKFYERVAYYVVAECCLVTAVRDGMNLIPYEYIVGRQGNETLDKVLGIGSFPKKKSMLVVSEFIGCSPSLSGAIRVNPWNVDAVADAMDSALGMADSEKQLRHEKHYRYVSTHDVGYWARSFLQDLERACSDHVRRRWWGIGFGLSFKVVALDPNFRKLSMDHIVSAYKRTTSRAILLDYDGTLMPQVSIDKSPTGKSIESLNSLCRDKNNVVFLVSARSRKTLSEWFSPCENMGIAAEHGYFLRMKRDDEWETCVPATDCSWKQIAEPVMKLYTETTDGSTIEDKETALVWWYEDADPDFGSCQAKELLDHLESVLANEPVTVKSGQNYVEVKPQGVSKGLVAKRLLSSMQEKGKSPDFVLCIGDDRSDEDMFEVITSSMHGPIAPKAEVFACTVCRKPSKAKYYLDDTAEIVRLIQGLACVSDKKVLC from the exons ATGGTTTCAAGATCTTATTCAAATCTAGTAGAGTTAGCTTCTGGTGAGGCACCATCATTTGGTTTAATGAACAGAAGAATTCCAAGGATTATGACAGTTGCTGGATTGATAtctgatgttgttgttgttgatgatgatcAAGTGGAAAGTGTTTCCTCTGATTTCTCATCATCTTCGGTTCACCGTGACCGGATCATAATAGTGGCTAATCAGCTTCCTATTAAGGCTCAAAAGAATCAAGATGGCAACAGAAATTGTTGGTCTTTTTGTTGGGATGAGAATTCACTACTTCAATTGAAAGATGGATTAGGTGATGATGATATTGAGGTTATTTATGTTGGTTGCTTAAAGGAAGATGTTAATCCAAATGAGCAAGATGAGGTTTCACAGATTCTTCTTGAGAATTTCAAGTGTGTTCCTGTTTTTCTTCCACCTGATATGTTTACAAGATACTATCATGGTTTTTGCAAACAACAATTATGGCCACTTTTTCATTATATGTTGCCTTTGTCACCGGAACTTGGTGGTAGGTTTAATAGGTCTTTGTGGCAAGCGTATGTATCTGTTAATAAGATTTTTGCTGATAGGATTATGGAAGTTATTAACCCTGAAGATGATTATGTGTGGATACATGATTATCATTTGATGGTGTTGCCAACTTTCTTGAGGAAGAGGTTTAATAGGGTGAAACTTGGATTCTTTCTTCATAGTCCGTTCCCTTCATCGGAGATTTATAAAACGTTGCCTATTAGGGAAGAGCTTTTGAGAGCTTTACTTAATTCGGATTTGATCGGGTTCCATACTTTCGATTATGCGCGGCATTTTCTCTCGTGTTGTAGTCGGATGCTAGGTCTTACGTATGAATCGAAGCGAGGCTATATTGGGCTTGAGTATTATGGTAGGACTGTTAATATCAAGATTCTTCCTGTTGGTATACACATGGGTCAGATTCAATCGGTTTTAAGGCTGCGAGAGACCGAGGAAAAAGTTTGCGAGCTTATTAGACAGTTTTCTGATCAAGGGAGGACAATGTTGCTTGGTGTAGATGACATGGATATATTTAAGGGAATAAGTTTGAAGCTTTTGGCAATGGAACAACTTCTAATTCAGCATCCAGAGTATCAAGGAAAAGTGGTATTGGTTCAGATAGCGAATCCTGCTAGGGGACGAGGGAAAGACGTGAAAGAAATGCAAGATGAGACGAAGGCGACGGTGAAACGGATCAATGAAACGTTCGGAAAACCAGGGTATGATCCTGTTATTCTGATTGAGGAGGCACTGAAGTTTTATGAGAGAGTTGCTTACTATGTTGTTGCCGAGTGTTGTTTAGTCACCGCGGTAAGAGATGGAATGAATCTCATACCGTACGAATACATAGTTGGTCGTCAAGGAAATGAAACATTGGATAAAGTTTTGGGGATAGGTTCCTTCCCTAAAAAGAAAAGCATGTTAGTTGTGTCCGAGTTCATTGGATGTTCACCGTCTCTAAGTGGAGCAATCCGAGTGAACCCATGGAATGTTGATGCTGTGGCGGATGCAATGGACTCGGCTTTGGGAATGGCTGATTCGGAAAAACAGCTAAGACATGAAAAGCATTATAGATATGTTAGTACTCATGATGTCGGGTATTGGGCTCGTAGCTTCTTACAGGATTTGGAAAGGGCTTGTAGTGATCATGTACGGCGAAGATGGTGGGGAATCGGGTTTGGATTGAGTTTTAAAGTTGTTGCACTTGATCCAAACTTTAGGAAGCTCTCAATGGATCATATAGTTTCGGCGTACAAGCGGACAACAAGTAGAGCCATCCTTCTCGACTATGATGGTACATTAATGCCTCAAGTTTCCATTGATAAGAGCCCAACAGGTAAATCCATTGAAAGTCTTAATAGCTTGTGTAGAGATAAGAACAACGTCGTGTTTCTTGTTAGTGCCAGAAGCCGAAAGACGCTTTCCGAATGGTTTTCTCCTTGTGAAAATATGGGAATTGCAGCTGAGCATGGTTACTTTCTAAG AATGAAGCGAGACGACGAATGGGAAACTTGTGTTCCTGCAACAGATTGCAGTTGGAAACAAATTGCAGAGCCGGTAATGAAACTTTATACCGAAACAACTGATGGATCAACAATTGAAGATAAGGAAACTGCACTTGTTTGGTGGTATGAAGATGCAGATCCAGATTTTGGATCATGCCAAGCTAAGGAACTTCTTGATCATCTTGAGAGTGTGCTTGCAAATGAACCAGTTACTGTTAAAAGTGGTCAGAATTATGTAGAGGTTAAACCACAG GGTGTGAGCAAGGGATTAGTGGCGAAACGCCTACTTTCATCAATGCAAGAAAAGGGAAAGTCACCTGATTTTGTTTTATGTATAGGAGATGACAGGTCGGACGAAGATATGTTCGAGGTAATCACGAGTTCGATGCACGGTCCAATAGCACCGAAGGCTGAAGTGTTCGCTTGCACCGTTTGTCGGAAACCGAGTAAGGCTAAGTACTATCTAGATGATActgctgaaattgtgagattgATTCAAGGATTAGCTTGTGTTTCAGATAAAAAAGTTTTATGCTAA
- the LOC101508553 gene encoding alpha,alpha-trehalose-phosphate synthase [UDP-forming] 6-like isoform X2 — protein sequence MNRRIPRIMTVAGLISDVVVVDDDQVESVSSDFSSSSVHRDRIIIVANQLPIKAQKNQDGNRNCWSFCWDENSLLQLKDGLGDDDIEVIYVGCLKEDVNPNEQDEVSQILLENFKCVPVFLPPDMFTRYYHGFCKQQLWPLFHYMLPLSPELGGRFNRSLWQAYVSVNKIFADRIMEVINPEDDYVWIHDYHLMVLPTFLRKRFNRVKLGFFLHSPFPSSEIYKTLPIREELLRALLNSDLIGFHTFDYARHFLSCCSRMLGLTYESKRGYIGLEYYGRTVNIKILPVGIHMGQIQSVLRLRETEEKVCELIRQFSDQGRTMLLGVDDMDIFKGISLKLLAMEQLLIQHPEYQGKVVLVQIANPARGRGKDVKEMQDETKATVKRINETFGKPGYDPVILIEEALKFYERVAYYVVAECCLVTAVRDGMNLIPYEYIVGRQGNETLDKVLGIGSFPKKKSMLVVSEFIGCSPSLSGAIRVNPWNVDAVADAMDSALGMADSEKQLRHEKHYRYVSTHDVGYWARSFLQDLERACSDHVRRRWWGIGFGLSFKVVALDPNFRKLSMDHIVSAYKRTTSRAILLDYDGTLMPQVSIDKSPTGKSIESLNSLCRDKNNVVFLVSARSRKTLSEWFSPCENMGIAAEHGYFLRMKRDDEWETCVPATDCSWKQIAEPVMKLYTETTDGSTIEDKETALVWWYEDADPDFGSCQAKELLDHLESVLANEPVTVKSGQNYVEVKPQGVSKGLVAKRLLSSMQEKGKSPDFVLCIGDDRSDEDMFEVITSSMHGPIAPKAEVFACTVCRKPSKAKYYLDDTAEIVRLIQGLACVSDKKVLC from the exons ATGAACAGAAGAATTCCAAGGATTATGACAGTTGCTGGATTGATAtctgatgttgttgttgttgatgatgatcAAGTGGAAAGTGTTTCCTCTGATTTCTCATCATCTTCGGTTCACCGTGACCGGATCATAATAGTGGCTAATCAGCTTCCTATTAAGGCTCAAAAGAATCAAGATGGCAACAGAAATTGTTGGTCTTTTTGTTGGGATGAGAATTCACTACTTCAATTGAAAGATGGATTAGGTGATGATGATATTGAGGTTATTTATGTTGGTTGCTTAAAGGAAGATGTTAATCCAAATGAGCAAGATGAGGTTTCACAGATTCTTCTTGAGAATTTCAAGTGTGTTCCTGTTTTTCTTCCACCTGATATGTTTACAAGATACTATCATGGTTTTTGCAAACAACAATTATGGCCACTTTTTCATTATATGTTGCCTTTGTCACCGGAACTTGGTGGTAGGTTTAATAGGTCTTTGTGGCAAGCGTATGTATCTGTTAATAAGATTTTTGCTGATAGGATTATGGAAGTTATTAACCCTGAAGATGATTATGTGTGGATACATGATTATCATTTGATGGTGTTGCCAACTTTCTTGAGGAAGAGGTTTAATAGGGTGAAACTTGGATTCTTTCTTCATAGTCCGTTCCCTTCATCGGAGATTTATAAAACGTTGCCTATTAGGGAAGAGCTTTTGAGAGCTTTACTTAATTCGGATTTGATCGGGTTCCATACTTTCGATTATGCGCGGCATTTTCTCTCGTGTTGTAGTCGGATGCTAGGTCTTACGTATGAATCGAAGCGAGGCTATATTGGGCTTGAGTATTATGGTAGGACTGTTAATATCAAGATTCTTCCTGTTGGTATACACATGGGTCAGATTCAATCGGTTTTAAGGCTGCGAGAGACCGAGGAAAAAGTTTGCGAGCTTATTAGACAGTTTTCTGATCAAGGGAGGACAATGTTGCTTGGTGTAGATGACATGGATATATTTAAGGGAATAAGTTTGAAGCTTTTGGCAATGGAACAACTTCTAATTCAGCATCCAGAGTATCAAGGAAAAGTGGTATTGGTTCAGATAGCGAATCCTGCTAGGGGACGAGGGAAAGACGTGAAAGAAATGCAAGATGAGACGAAGGCGACGGTGAAACGGATCAATGAAACGTTCGGAAAACCAGGGTATGATCCTGTTATTCTGATTGAGGAGGCACTGAAGTTTTATGAGAGAGTTGCTTACTATGTTGTTGCCGAGTGTTGTTTAGTCACCGCGGTAAGAGATGGAATGAATCTCATACCGTACGAATACATAGTTGGTCGTCAAGGAAATGAAACATTGGATAAAGTTTTGGGGATAGGTTCCTTCCCTAAAAAGAAAAGCATGTTAGTTGTGTCCGAGTTCATTGGATGTTCACCGTCTCTAAGTGGAGCAATCCGAGTGAACCCATGGAATGTTGATGCTGTGGCGGATGCAATGGACTCGGCTTTGGGAATGGCTGATTCGGAAAAACAGCTAAGACATGAAAAGCATTATAGATATGTTAGTACTCATGATGTCGGGTATTGGGCTCGTAGCTTCTTACAGGATTTGGAAAGGGCTTGTAGTGATCATGTACGGCGAAGATGGTGGGGAATCGGGTTTGGATTGAGTTTTAAAGTTGTTGCACTTGATCCAAACTTTAGGAAGCTCTCAATGGATCATATAGTTTCGGCGTACAAGCGGACAACAAGTAGAGCCATCCTTCTCGACTATGATGGTACATTAATGCCTCAAGTTTCCATTGATAAGAGCCCAACAGGTAAATCCATTGAAAGTCTTAATAGCTTGTGTAGAGATAAGAACAACGTCGTGTTTCTTGTTAGTGCCAGAAGCCGAAAGACGCTTTCCGAATGGTTTTCTCCTTGTGAAAATATGGGAATTGCAGCTGAGCATGGTTACTTTCTAAG AATGAAGCGAGACGACGAATGGGAAACTTGTGTTCCTGCAACAGATTGCAGTTGGAAACAAATTGCAGAGCCGGTAATGAAACTTTATACCGAAACAACTGATGGATCAACAATTGAAGATAAGGAAACTGCACTTGTTTGGTGGTATGAAGATGCAGATCCAGATTTTGGATCATGCCAAGCTAAGGAACTTCTTGATCATCTTGAGAGTGTGCTTGCAAATGAACCAGTTACTGTTAAAAGTGGTCAGAATTATGTAGAGGTTAAACCACAG GGTGTGAGCAAGGGATTAGTGGCGAAACGCCTACTTTCATCAATGCAAGAAAAGGGAAAGTCACCTGATTTTGTTTTATGTATAGGAGATGACAGGTCGGACGAAGATATGTTCGAGGTAATCACGAGTTCGATGCACGGTCCAATAGCACCGAAGGCTGAAGTGTTCGCTTGCACCGTTTGTCGGAAACCGAGTAAGGCTAAGTACTATCTAGATGATActgctgaaattgtgagattgATTCAAGGATTAGCTTGTGTTTCAGATAAAAAAGTTTTATGCTAA
- the LOC101509076 gene encoding probable RNA-dependent RNA polymerase 1: protein MGKSKTIELYGFPTSVVVPDVKRFVERFTGEGSVVAIKIREGKARVQRAYAIIQFNTANQATHMLSLHNRSSTMLRYGNSYLKIREMVRDIVPNPRTYLESLDDVTLYFGCQISKERFSILWRKRDVSVDLSAGMRKWRFCMCHDNKKFKFDLSYENIWKIEQYQPWGKTAKYLLIQLIGAPRIFELYVPTSTSTNVYEDPLKNYFKESPDDQWIRAVDFTPFNCIGQSSAICLELPCDRDFPNIREYFVHYQENEGQYTLESGSPFSHNLDVVPIVAPPQGIYIPFDILFKVNSLVQHGCLSGSELDNAFYCLVDPLRINVDFIEHALEKMYYSKDFCYEPARWLKDQYRMYLNSNYPLQSPSISLDNGLVYVRRVQITPCKVYFCGPEINVSNRVVRHFHEHIDNFLRVSFVDEELDKLYSTDLSSRISVGVRTEVYNRILSILRNGIVIGDKKFEFLAFSSSQLRENSLWMFAPTATGLTAQFIRAWMGDFSQIRNVAKYAARLGQSFGSSTETLSVNRNEIEIIPDAQVKHDTIEYVFSDGIGKISLEFARRVAKKCGYDSTPSAFQIRYGGYKGVVAVDPTSSVKLSLRKSMYKYDSDNTKLDVLACSKYQPCYLNRQLITLLSTLKVEDSVFEKKQKEAVNQLNTILTNSLKAQEVLDLMSTGEITNILKEMLFCGYKPNVEPFLSMMLQTFRASKLLELRQKTRIFIPKGRAMMGVLDETRTLEYGEVFVQYSNNRISSLSYGSANSLVVTGKVVVAKNPCLHPGDVRVLKAVDVPALHHMVDCVVFPQKGHRPHPNECSGSDLDGDIYFVCWDPELIPPETTEPMEYASVQPIVLYHDVEIEEVEEYFTNYILNDSLGIIANAHIVFADKEPAKAKAEPCIELAKLFSIAVDFPKTGIPAVIPPHLFAKEYPDFMEKPDKTTYKSNNVIGKLFREIQGIPSRDGSITSFTLEVAKKSYDPDMEFDGFMDYVDDAFYHKTNYDYKLGNLMDYYGIKNESEILSGNIMRMSKSFNKRRDGDAINMAVRSLRKEARSWFNDDATGVDSGSVDAYAKASAWYYVTYHHSYWGSYNEGMKRDHFLSFPWCVYHLLVQIKKEKARMRMHAVSLEQSFSRRLRLD, encoded by the exons ATGGGTAAAAGTAAAACAATTGAGTTGTATGGATTCCCTACTTCTGTGGTTGTGCCCGATGTAAAGAGATTTGTAGAGCGTTTTACTGGTGAAGGATCTGTGGTTGCTATTAAGATAAGAGAAGGCAAAGCCCGGGTTCAAAGAGCATATGCAATTATTCAATTCAATACTGCAAATCAAGCTACTCATATGTTGTCCTTACATAACAGAAGTTCGACAATGTTGCGGTACGGGAACTCGTATTTAAAAATTCGGGAAATGGTAAGAGATATCGTTCCAAATCCGAGGACATATTTGGAGAGTTTGGATGATGTGACACTGTATTTTGGCTGTCAGATCTCAAAGGAAAGATTCTCTATTTTGTGGAGAAAGAGGGATGTTAGTGTAGATTTAAGTGCTGGAATGAGAAAGTGGCGATTCTGTATGTGCCATGACAATAAGAAGTTCAAATTTGATCTTTCATATGAGAACATTTGGAAGATTGAGCAGTATCAACCATGGGGTAAAACTGCAAAGTATCTCCTGATTCAG TTAATTGGTGCACCTCGGATTTTTGAGCTTTATGTTCCCACTTCAACTTCAACAAATGTATATGAAGATCCTTTGAAGAACTATTTTAAAGAATCTCCTGATGATCAATGGATCCGAGCAGTAGATTTCACTCCTTTCAATTGTATAGGGCAGTCTTCTGCTATATGTCTTGAGCTTCCTTGTGACAGAGATTTTCCGAATATCAGGGAATACTTTGTTCATTACCAGGAAAATGAGGGTCAATACACTTTGGAGAGTGGATCGCCTTTTTCTCACAATCTGGATGTTGTCCCCATTGTTGCTCCTCCTCAAGGCATTTATATTCCATTTGATATCTTGTTTAAAGTTAATTCATTGGTTCAGCACGGGTGTCTTTCAGGTTCTGAACTCGATAATGCTTTCTATTGTCTAGTTGATCCACTTAGAATAAATGTTGACTTTATCGAGCATGCTTTAGAAAAGATGTATTATTCAAAGGATTTTTGTTATGAACCCGCAAGGTGGCTGAAAGATCAGTACAGAATGTACCTTAATTCAAATTATCCGCTGCAATCACCTTCCATATCTTTGGATAACGGATTGGTATATGTTCGCCGGGTTCAGATAACACCTTGCAAAGTATACTTTTGTGGTCCAGAGATTAATGTTTCCAATCGTGTCGTCCGCCATTTCCATGAACACATTGACAATTTTTTACGTGTTTCGTTTGTTGACGAGGAGTTGGATAAACTGTATTCAACAGATTTATCTTCTCGTATTTCTGTGGGTGTGAGAACTGAGGTATATAATAGAATTCTTTCCATCCTTAGAAATGGCATAGTTATTGGCGATAAGAAGTTTGAATTTCTTGCATTTTCGTCAAGTCAGTTGCGTGAAAACTCACTATGGATGTTTGCTCCTACGGCAACAGGACTTACCGCCCAATTCATAAGAGCATGGATGGGAGATTTTAGCCAGATAAGAAATGTGGCTAAATATGCTGCTAGGCTGGGACAGTCTTTTGGTTCGTCTACCGAAACTCTAAGTGTCAACAGGAACGAAATTGAGATTATTCCCGACGCGCAGGTTAAACATGATACAATCGAATATGTCTTCTCAGATGGAATCGGGAAAATATCTCTTGAATTTGCTAGAAGAGTGGCTAAAAAGTGTGGTTATGATTCTACACCATCAGCATTTCAGATTCGGTATGGAGGGTACAAAGGAGTTGTGGCCGTTGATCCAACCTCATCAGTGAAGTTGTCACTGAGGAAAAGCATGTACAAGTATGATTCCGATAACACAAAATTGGATGTTTTGGCGTGTAGTAAGTATCAACCATGTTATCTGAATCGACAGTTGATTACTCTCTTATCCACTCTGAAAGTTGAGGACAGTGTATTtgagaaaaaacaaaaagaagctGTTAATCAACTGAACACTATACTAACAAATTCATTGAAGGCACAGGAGGTTTTGGACTTGATGTCTACTGGGGAGATCACCAATATTTTGAAGGAGATGCTTTTTTGTGGTTACAAGCCTAATGTTGAACCATTTCTTTCCATGATGCTGCAGACATTTAGGGCATCGAAACTGTTGGAATTGCGACAGAAAACTAGGATATTTATTCCAAAAGGAAGAGCAATGATGGGAGTTCTAGATGAAACTAGAACCCTAGAATATGGTGAAGTTTTTGTTCAATATTCTAACAATAGGATCAGCAGTCTTTCTTATGGTTCGGCAAATTCTCTTGTGGTTACAGGTAAGGTAGTAGTAGCGAAAAACCCCTGCTTGCACCCTGGCGATGTGCGTGTTTTGAAGGCCGTCGATGTGCCGGCCTTGCACCACATGGTGGATTGTGTTGTTTTCCCTCAAAAAGGCCACag GCCACATCCAAATGAATGTTCGGGAAGCGACTTAGACGGTGACATCTACTTTGTTTGTTGGGATCCTGAATTGATTCCACCTGAAACAACTGAACCAATGGAGTATGCTTCTGTCCAACCTATTGTATTGTATCATGATGTGGAGATTGAG GAGGTGGAGGAGTATTTTACCAATTACATACTCAATGACAGTCTTGGAATAATTGCCAATGCACACATTGTCTTTGCAGATAAAGAACCTGCTAAAGCAAAGGCTGAGCCATGTATTGAACTTGCAAAGCTATTCTCTATAGCAGTCGACTTTCCAAAAACTGGTATCCCAGCAGTTATACCTCCTCATCTTTTTGCCAAAGAATATCCAGATTTCATGGAGAAGCCTGATAAAACCACCTACaaatcaaataatgtaatagGAAAACTCTTCAGAGAAATTCAAGGAATTCCATCAAGGGATGGCTCTATTACATCCTTCACACTTGAAGTGGCTAAAAAGTCGTATGATCCCGACATGGAATTTGACGGCTTTATGGATTACGTCGACGATGCCTTCTATCACAAGACCAACTATGACTACAAGTTGGGAAATCTGATGGACTACTATGGTATCAAAAATGAATCCGAAATCCTCAGTGGGAATATTATGAGAATGTCGAAATCTTTCAACAAAAGAAGGGATGGGGATGCGATTAATATGGCTGTAAGGTCCCTTAGGAAAGAGGCAAGAAGTTGGTTTAATGACGACGCTACCGGTGTAGATTCTGGTAGCGTTGATGCGTATGCAAAAGCTTCTGCTTGGTACTATGTTACTTACCATCATAGTTATTGGGGTTCATACAATGAAGGTATGAAGAGAGACCATTTCTTAAGCTTTCCATGGTGTGTTTACCATTTACTTGTTCAAATCAAGAAGGAGAAAGCCAGGATGAGGATGCATGCTGTTAGCTTAGAACAAAGTTTCAGTCGTAGATTGCGTCTAGATTGA
- the LOC101509613 gene encoding transcription factor bHLH121-like: protein MNQWNPLPPQNSSNTPPDSLPPPFANPSNRKHTVRERSEVEGGDATAARKVQKADREKIRRDRLNDHFQDLGNALGQLTLKHDKATILTETIQVLKDITAEVDRLKTEHKSLSEESHELIQEKNELREEKASLKSDIENLNSQYQQRVRVMPPWTAIDHSIVMSNPYPYPVPIPIPHGPVSMHPPLQPFPFFGNQNPGHVPSLCSMYIPFSTPANPPIEMPSAQYASTSHVSSRKESRSKSPCHRKPSDAERCSVSPDVATELELKMPGSSTQQDCSSGGRKRKHSVMSDRIIIDGSASSRYSASQGLQDSSNSVGDTPKASD, encoded by the exons ATGAACCAATGGAACCCCCTGCCGCCTCAAAACTCCTCCAATACTCCGCCAGATTCACTTCCGCCACCCTTCGCTAACCCCTCCAATCGCAAACACACTGTCAG GGAGAGGAGTGAGGTGGAAGGTGGGGATGCAACTGCCGCTAGAAAAGTTCAGAAGGCGGACCGTGAGAAAATCAGGAGGGATAGATTGAACGATCATTTTCAAGATTTGGGAAACGCCTTAGGTCAATTAACACTCAAACAC GACAAGGCAACCATCCTTACAGAGACAATCCAAGTGCTAAAGGACATAACTGCTGAAGTTGATAGACTGAAAACCGAGCATAAATCACTTTCTGAAGAGTCACACGAA CTAATACAAGAAAAGAATGAACTCCGAGAAGAAAAGGCGTCTTTAAAATCTGACATAGAAAATCTTAATTCTCAATATCAGCAGAGAGTCAGAGTCATGCCACCATGGACTGCGATCGACCATTCTATTGTCATGAGTAACCCTTATCCATATCCAGTTCCTATACCTATTCCTCACGGTCCAGTTTCCATGCACCCACCTTTGCaaccttttcctttctttggaAACCAAAATCCTGGTCATGTTCCTAGTCTGTGCTCGATGTATATTCCATTCTCGACTCCCGCTAACCCCCCAATTGAGATGCCATCAGCTCAATACGCATCTACATCTCATGTGTCTAGTCGAAAAGAGTCTCGAAGCAAGTCACCGTGTCATAGAAAACCTAGTGATGCAGAAAGATGTAGTGTGTCTCCTGATGTGGCTACAGAGCTTGAACTTAAGATGCCGGGATCATCAACACAACAG GATTGCTCATCTGGAGGAAGGAAGAGAAAGCATTCCGTGATGAGCGATAGAATCATCATAGATGGGAGTGCTTCAAGCCGGTATTCTGCATCTCAGGGACTTCAAGATAGTTCCAACAGCGTCGGCGATACCCCTAAGGCCAGTGATTGA